In Candidatus Cohnella colombiensis, one DNA window encodes the following:
- a CDS encoding InlB B-repeat-containing protein, with amino-acid sequence MKLKNKKMNRICVWLIIVAMLNGMLPTSMWADTSGAQLNGLSNYVVELSSDPSTSARPSTFGTASDDGRVWADKSVSVNGTQFDVTLSALAQEYVRTTTTEVRAQAAADVAMVLDMSGSMTDVRITKMKNAVNKGIETIMAANPRNRIGIYYYGLATGSNVGTLFPLASYSTSDTGDKSAAVDRYVTSNAQTITRKAGVTQKYLDGATGTTTLLTISTSLGTATQYGLYTAINALKTDITPRPKSSADTERAPYVLLLTDGEANRAYPNWYNSPPDGTEQAGSGANGTAAISALTILSAAKLKAELTQAYSVHSGGKDAVWFNVAFGLDEGDNLATAILKPSKLASDATTNLKSVYTSLTSLTNSAPAAYKKYGIGGTPGYVYANEYIYFVAADDLTKVDEAMGALAGLVEAATQEKIIPFEQTNGSGEPLNLVVTDVLGIGMELKTAPQMGTVTGTVKSTSGSVTTYGFADMDTTVVYNSATREVKWIIPPKEVPLITFSSRKTPTPGSYSNPNLLPVKLTYSVGLKDAYASDTMYSNEYAGAGVATATTHFIPLVDNPYYYKNISNVGGNFVSTPKQIGSDIPSSVSKSSNTTGTATASYAYEWDVEGADNVFITKLGNNGEIAPKMKIEVTPTSSTVSAGGNATYRITVTNLTGSTISNVIVKNVLPSGLTFVTGSMKEDSVAKSSATFPYTIGSVPAGGSVELTFEATVPSNATAGTEYINDIATITSVGGTSLSTPATVTSDKVTVAATLSPRVTIKLDGANYIGQSVELWNGGASQYTLTASGGVHSASGVTPGTYDIYVNGVNTGVQLSNSDANKEINYYSASFYDGAQKYDTPATQTILSGGKAVLPTAPTKVGNTFDEWVTTNGGNTAFDFNTAITSTTNIYAKWTPNTNTAYKVNHYQAAVDGSYSVAPTVENLTGTTGGTTSAVAKTYTGFTAVAFTQGTIAADGSTVVNIYYTRNLYDITFVIDSTKGTATGDTSPEVAYGATPTAPVVTGKPGYTFTGWDKTIGAVIGDETYSAQFGLTDFAITYNLDDGSVTPANPGTYTMESTSITLNNPTKSGYTFSGWTGTDLTDPTTTVTIAQGSTGNRIYTATWTANTSIVTLDDNGGSGGSGNVTATYDRSMPVATAPSQAGYTLVGYFDQTSGGTKYYNADMSSAQDWDKTDSTVTLYAVWTEIGHVTIQYTTNNTAYGTVSMTYESLNPETGTTTGSQATAKLGYRFVEWQSANSNTVSTSAIFVPQKDSGSYVAATYTAVFAAEVYNITYNLDSGTTASSNPTTFTVADNDFTLTNPTKLGYTFTGWTGTGLSEPTITVKIEKGSTGDRIYTATWKVVQSTGTYIVIGTVVDDDTPPDSIPGATVEIVKGNTQYGNTAVTDANGKFTIYDVPGGIYDLKITLGEKTAIIAVTIGGVEQVVQLGNVIFPYNASSGLKLRGNDTPPIVIDNLHPEAVDYLFNEYSNTGFVKVEMTIEKIDETTNDADNLEGINRIKPRAQNDNLTIGLYLDMIIEKFYRVTEAVSWNSQGLIGQTNGLIKVIIPIPTDIQEKTGYTVYRYHGNAVNVISTVPNADGEYLVLDQSDWTLTLYVKNFSVYAIAYEKPAVTTIIGGTTSITITFNADGGTPSTTTQTVVLGDLLTKPADPKRTGYTFAGWYKTDGSVWNFSTDKVSSDLTLTAKWTIAKTNIPALDKVNHFAYMQGYPDKTFGPQKNMTRAEVTVMFARLLVEKMDVDKTYPSQFKDVDPAKWYANAIGYMEQYGIITGYTDGTFRPDAPITRAEFAAIASRFDNLITGEPVIFTDVTDSYWAKDYISSAAAKGWIKGYPDGTFKPGNYITRAEVVSLVNRMLERSSDNSYVDSNKDKLNQYVDLTSKHWAYYDIMEATNSHDYEKTSDSETWKSHTK; translated from the coding sequence ATGAAATTGAAAAACAAAAAAATGAACCGAATTTGCGTGTGGCTTATAATCGTCGCTATGCTGAACGGTATGCTACCTACAAGTATGTGGGCGGATACATCGGGAGCGCAATTGAACGGGCTTAGCAACTATGTCGTGGAGTTAAGCTCAGATCCGTCCACGTCCGCAAGACCATCTACTTTCGGTACTGCATCCGATGATGGTCGCGTTTGGGCGGACAAGTCTGTTTCCGTGAACGGAACTCAATTTGACGTAACGCTGTCGGCGTTAGCCCAGGAATACGTCCGTACAACGACCACTGAAGTGCGGGCACAGGCAGCCGCGGACGTGGCGATGGTTCTGGATATGTCCGGCAGTATGACTGACGTTCGTATTACCAAAATGAAAAATGCCGTAAACAAGGGTATTGAAACAATTATGGCTGCCAATCCGAGGAATCGTATCGGCATCTATTATTATGGTCTTGCTACCGGAAGCAACGTCGGCACATTGTTTCCGCTGGCGTCCTATTCTACGTCTGACACCGGTGATAAATCCGCTGCTGTGGACCGTTATGTGACCAGCAACGCTCAGACGATAACCAGGAAGGCAGGAGTGACCCAGAAATATCTAGACGGAGCAACGGGGACAACAACACTCCTAACGATATCTACTTCACTGGGTACTGCCACACAATATGGGCTGTACACTGCCATCAATGCTCTAAAAACAGATATTACACCCCGACCAAAGAGCAGCGCCGACACGGAAAGGGCTCCGTATGTTCTGCTTCTTACCGATGGTGAAGCAAACAGAGCATATCCTAACTGGTATAACAGTCCGCCGGACGGAACAGAACAAGCGGGCAGCGGTGCAAACGGTACAGCTGCGATTTCAGCGCTGACCATTTTGTCAGCGGCAAAGCTGAAGGCTGAGCTAACGCAGGCGTACAGCGTACATAGCGGCGGTAAGGATGCTGTTTGGTTCAATGTTGCTTTTGGTCTGGATGAAGGCGATAATCTGGCCACAGCAATATTAAAGCCGAGTAAACTGGCATCGGATGCAACAACCAATTTGAAAAGTGTATATACCTCGCTGACCTCACTTACAAACAGTGCGCCAGCTGCTTATAAAAAGTATGGTATAGGAGGTACGCCCGGCTACGTATATGCAAATGAATATATTTACTTTGTAGCTGCGGATGATCTAACCAAGGTCGATGAAGCGATGGGGGCTTTGGCAGGATTGGTAGAGGCGGCTACCCAGGAAAAAATCATACCTTTTGAACAGACCAATGGGTCCGGCGAACCGCTGAATCTTGTAGTCACTGATGTGTTAGGAATTGGTATGGAGTTAAAAACAGCCCCTCAAATGGGTACAGTAACAGGAACGGTAAAATCAACATCCGGGTCAGTTACGACCTACGGGTTTGCAGACATGGACACGACTGTCGTGTATAACAGTGCTACTAGGGAAGTGAAATGGATCATCCCTCCGAAGGAAGTGCCGCTAATTACGTTCAGTAGCCGCAAAACTCCTACACCGGGCAGTTATTCGAATCCTAATCTACTTCCTGTGAAGCTTACTTACTCTGTGGGATTAAAAGATGCCTATGCGTCCGACACGATGTACAGTAACGAGTATGCGGGTGCGGGAGTCGCAACGGCAACCACGCACTTCATACCGTTGGTAGATAATCCGTATTATTATAAAAATATTTCCAATGTTGGCGGCAACTTTGTAAGTACCCCTAAACAGATCGGCAGCGACATACCGTCATCCGTGTCGAAAAGTAGTAATACCACAGGTACTGCCACTGCTTCCTATGCCTATGAATGGGATGTTGAAGGTGCTGACAATGTGTTCATCACCAAGCTGGGTAATAACGGTGAGATTGCGCCAAAAATGAAAATCGAAGTCACCCCGACATCCAGTACGGTGTCAGCCGGTGGCAATGCAACCTATCGTATAACCGTTACCAATCTGACTGGCAGTACTATCTCTAATGTCATTGTTAAAAATGTGTTGCCAAGCGGGTTGACATTTGTAACCGGCAGTATGAAAGAGGACAGCGTTGCTAAATCAAGCGCGACATTCCCTTATACGATAGGCTCCGTTCCTGCGGGCGGCAGTGTAGAGTTGACCTTTGAGGCTACAGTGCCATCTAATGCGACGGCAGGAACGGAATATATTAACGACATTGCAACAATCACATCGGTCGGCGGTACATCATTGAGTACTCCGGCAACAGTTACCAGTGATAAGGTGACCGTAGCCGCTACCTTATCTCCGAGAGTAACAATCAAGCTTGACGGTGCGAACTATATCGGCCAAAGTGTTGAACTTTGGAATGGTGGCGCGAGCCAATACACCCTTACAGCAAGTGGGGGTGTACACTCGGCTAGTGGCGTGACGCCTGGCACCTATGACATTTATGTCAATGGTGTGAATACTGGGGTACAGCTTTCTAATTCCGACGCGAACAAGGAAATCAATTATTACAGTGCATCCTTTTATGATGGAGCGCAGAAGTATGATACGCCTGCCACGCAAACGATTCTATCTGGCGGGAAAGCTGTCTTGCCGACAGCCCCGACGAAAGTGGGAAATACTTTCGACGAATGGGTGACAACAAACGGCGGCAACACAGCATTTGACTTTAATACGGCAATCACATCGACCACCAATATCTACGCCAAATGGACACCGAACACCAATACAGCGTACAAGGTCAACCATTATCAGGCGGCAGTAGACGGCAGTTATTCCGTAGCTCCAACGGTTGAAAATCTGACTGGAACGACCGGGGGCACCACAAGTGCTGTGGCAAAAACCTACACCGGTTTCACTGCTGTGGCGTTCACGCAGGGAACTATCGCAGCGGACGGTAGCACGGTCGTTAATATTTACTATACGAGAAACCTGTATGACATCACCTTTGTGATCGACTCGACCAAGGGAACGGCAACAGGCGATACCTCGCCAGAGGTTGCCTATGGGGCAACGCCGACTGCACCGGTCGTCACCGGCAAGCCGGGGTATACGTTCACAGGCTGGGATAAGACGATCGGAGCCGTAATCGGCGATGAAACCTATTCAGCACAGTTCGGTCTGACCGACTTCGCGATCACTTACAATCTGGACGATGGCAGCGTTACACCTGCAAATCCAGGCACCTACACGATGGAAAGCACGAGCATTACGCTGAACAACCCGACAAAATCGGGTTACACCTTCAGCGGTTGGACGGGCACAGATCTAACCGACCCGACAACTACTGTTACCATCGCGCAGGGTTCAACAGGCAATCGCATCTACACCGCGACATGGACAGCAAATACTTCAATTGTGACATTGGACGACAACGGCGGTAGCGGTGGCAGTGGCAATGTGACTGCAACTTATGATCGGTCTATGCCGGTTGCAACAGCGCCGAGTCAGGCTGGGTATACATTGGTCGGATATTTTGACCAAACAAGCGGCGGAACGAAGTATTACAATGCGGACATGAGTAGTGCGCAAGACTGGGATAAAACCGATTCAACCGTGACTCTGTATGCAGTGTGGACTGAGATCGGTCATGTAACGATTCAATATACCACCAATAATACTGCCTATGGTACAGTCAGCATGACCTATGAATCGTTGAACCCCGAAACCGGCACGACAACGGGTTCACAAGCAACTGCAAAGCTAGGGTATCGCTTTGTAGAATGGCAGAGCGCAAACAGTAATACGGTTAGCACGAGTGCTATCTTTGTCCCGCAGAAGGATTCAGGCAGCTATGTGGCAGCTACTTATACTGCTGTCTTTGCAGCTGAAGTTTACAATATAACGTATAATCTTGACAGCGGTACGACTGCTTCATCGAACCCGACAACCTTTACAGTCGCGGATAATGACTTTACTTTAACCAACCCGACAAAGCTAGGGTATACCTTCACGGGATGGACTGGAACAGGGCTGTCAGAACCAACTATCACTGTAAAGATAGAAAAAGGTTCTACAGGCGATCGCATCTACACCGCGACATGGAAAGTTGTACAATCAACTGGCACATATATTGTAATCGGCACCGTGGTTGACGACGATACTCCTCCCGATAGCATTCCGGGAGCTACTGTTGAGATTGTAAAAGGCAATACGCAATACGGAAACACGGCGGTTACTGATGCCAACGGTAAATTCACGATCTATGATGTACCGGGAGGCATTTACGACCTGAAAATAACTCTAGGTGAGAAGACAGCAATTATTGCGGTTACAATCGGGGGAGTTGAGCAGGTCGTACAGCTTGGGAATGTCATATTCCCATACAATGCTAGTAGCGGATTGAAGCTGCGAGGGAACGACACGCCACCAATCGTAATCGATAATCTTCACCCGGAGGCAGTGGATTACCTATTTAATGAATATAGTAATACAGGCTTCGTCAAGGTTGAAATGACAATCGAAAAAATCGATGAAACGACGAACGATGCGGATAACTTGGAAGGAATCAATAGGATCAAGCCGAGGGCACAGAACGATAATTTGACAATCGGGCTCTATCTGGATATGATCATCGAAAAATTTTATCGCGTGACCGAAGCTGTTAGTTGGAATTCTCAAGGACTTATCGGACAAACGAATGGACTAATCAAAGTTATTATTCCAATTCCTACAGATATTCAAGAAAAGACCGGTTATACTGTGTATCGCTACCACGGAAACGCAGTGAATGTGATCAGCACGGTTCCGAATGCAGATGGAGAGTATCTCGTACTTGATCAATCCGATTGGACGTTAACGCTCTATGTTAAAAACTTTTCAGTCTATGCCATTGCTTATGAAAAACCAGCAGTAACTACAATTATTGGCGGAACGACAAGTATAACAATAACCTTTAACGCGGACGGGGGCACCCCATCAACAACAACGCAAACTGTAGTCCTAGGAGATCTGTTAACAAAGCCCGCAGATCCAAAGAGAACCGGTTACACTTTTGCAGGTTGGTATAAAACTGATGGTAGTGTGTGGAACTTCAGCACAGATAAGGTGTCCTCAGATCTTACATTGACTGCAAAATGGACAATTGCTAAAACGAATATACCAGCCCTTGATAAGGTAAACCATTTTGCTTATATGCAGGGATATCCTGACAAAACCTTCGGTCCCCAAAAGAATATGACAAGAGCGGAAGTTACGGTCATGTTTGCGCGTCTTTTGGTAGAGAAAATGGATGTAGACAAAACATATCCATCCCAATTCAAAGATGTTGATCCTGCGAAATGGTATGCAAATGCCATCGGATATATGGAGCAATACGGCATCATTACGGGGTACACAGACGGAACCTTTAGGCCAGATGCGCCGATTACTCGAGCAGAGTTTGCAGCAATTGCATCTCGATTTGATAATCTGATTACAGGCGAGCCCGTTATTTTCACAGATGTTACAGATAGTTACTGGGCAAAAGATTACATTTCCTCTGCTGCTGCCAAAGGATGGATCAAAGGGTATCCAGACGGAACTTTCAAACCTGGGAACTACATCACACGTGCTGAAGTGGTAAGCTTAGTAAACCGTATGCTTGAGAGATCTTCCGACAATAGTTATGTGGACAGCAATAAAGATAAGCTCAATCAATATGTAGATTTAACAAGTAAACACTGGGCTTACTACGATATTATGGAAGCGACGAATAGCCATGATTATGAAAAGACTTCAGACAGTGAAACTTGGAAAAGTCATACGAAATAG
- a CDS encoding AraC family transcriptional regulator — MDLLANLNRALHYIEENLEEDIDLKEAARLACCSDYHFSRMFSFLAGITLSEYIRRRRLTLAAFELQSGDLRIVDVAVKYGYSSADAFSRAFQGLHGIPPSSVKSHAPSLKAYPRMTFQLTIQGGSAMNYRIVEKESFRIVGIMKRVPIQFNGVNSEIESMWKSLTSDGIDQLKKLANVEPLGLIQASMNFSEGRMEEKGELDHYIGAATTKECPEHLVKLEVPTLTWAVFEAVGPFPDTLQNVWGRIYSEWFPSASYELAMGPEILWNESKDVSSPHFRSEIWIPVTKK, encoded by the coding sequence ATGGATTTGCTTGCAAATCTGAATAGAGCCTTACACTATATTGAAGAGAATCTTGAGGAAGACATCGATCTGAAGGAAGCAGCGAGGCTGGCTTGTTGTTCTGACTATCATTTTTCAAGAATGTTCTCATTTCTTGCAGGCATCACGCTTTCAGAATACATCCGTCGGAGACGTCTAACCCTTGCGGCATTCGAGCTTCAAAGCGGTGACTTAAGAATTGTGGACGTTGCGGTGAAATACGGTTATAGCTCAGCAGACGCCTTTTCTAGAGCTTTTCAAGGCTTGCACGGTATTCCGCCCTCTTCGGTAAAGTCCCATGCCCCATCTTTAAAAGCCTATCCGCGTATGACCTTCCAATTAACCATTCAGGGAGGAAGCGCAATGAATTATCGTATCGTTGAGAAAGAATCGTTCCGTATTGTAGGTATTATGAAAAGGGTGCCTATCCAATTTAATGGCGTAAACTCGGAAATCGAATCCATGTGGAAAAGTTTAACTAGCGACGGTATCGACCAACTCAAAAAACTCGCGAATGTTGAACCGCTGGGGCTGATTCAAGCATCAATGAATTTTTCCGAAGGTCGAATGGAGGAGAAGGGGGAGCTTGACCATTATATAGGCGCAGCTACAACCAAGGAATGCCCTGAACATTTGGTGAAATTAGAGGTCCCTACGCTAACTTGGGCTGTATTCGAAGCTGTTGGACCGTTTCCTGATACATTACAAAATGTTTGGGGGCGTATCTATTCGGAATGGTTTCCTTCCGCAAGTTATGAGCTAGCAATGGGCCCGGAAATATTATGGAATGAAAGCAAGGATGTATCTTCCCCCCATTTCAGGAGCGAGATTTGGATACCGGTTACGAAAAAATAA
- a CDS encoding MFS transporter produces MMTLLLIIIYVSFISLGLPDSLLGSAWPAMQHDFAVPVSYAGIVSMIIAGGTIVSSFFSDSVIRKWGTGFVTTISVLMTAVALLGFGIAPSFIWLCVLAIPLGLGAGSVDAALNNFVALHYKAKHMNWLHSFWGIGATAGPAIMSMYLIGDSNWNMGYLTIGFIQISLVVILILTIPLWRRATPAAAAPGEEGSAVAIMKRSDMLKIKGMKPALIAFFTYCALEATAGLWGSSFLVIHRGISAETAAKWISLFYLGITLGRIASGFMTTKLNNVTMIRLGLGGIAVGVLSLLLPIGDFVFPIGLLLIGLGCAPIYPSMLHQTPHNFGKELSQSVMGVQMASAYVGATLMPPLFGLIAEHVNIAWFPYFLMAILLLMIFMSEKTNRAVAERLHAKLT; encoded by the coding sequence ATGATGACATTATTGCTAATCATTATTTATGTATCATTTATTAGCCTTGGCCTTCCGGATTCACTCTTGGGTTCTGCATGGCCGGCCATGCAGCATGACTTTGCGGTGCCTGTATCATACGCAGGTATCGTGTCTATGATCATAGCAGGGGGAACCATTGTTTCGAGCTTCTTCAGTGATTCGGTTATTCGAAAATGGGGCACAGGGTTTGTAACCACGATTAGTGTTCTGATGACCGCAGTTGCACTGCTCGGTTTCGGAATAGCACCATCCTTCATCTGGCTATGTGTGCTGGCAATTCCGCTCGGACTTGGAGCGGGTTCAGTTGATGCAGCACTTAATAACTTTGTGGCGCTGCATTACAAGGCCAAGCATATGAATTGGCTGCATAGCTTCTGGGGGATTGGCGCTACCGCAGGTCCTGCCATTATGTCGATGTATCTCATAGGCGATAGCAACTGGAATATGGGATATCTGACGATTGGCTTCATCCAGATCAGCTTGGTTGTGATCCTCATCCTGACGATCCCGCTGTGGAGGAGGGCAACACCTGCCGCAGCAGCTCCAGGAGAAGAAGGATCTGCAGTAGCAATTATGAAGCGCAGTGACATGCTGAAAATTAAAGGCATGAAGCCTGCACTTATCGCCTTCTTTACCTATTGTGCGCTAGAAGCGACGGCAGGCTTATGGGGAAGTAGTTTCTTAGTTATTCACCGTGGGATTAGTGCAGAGACAGCAGCAAAATGGATTTCACTCTTCTACCTCGGCATTACACTGGGACGAATAGCATCGGGCTTTATGACCACTAAGCTCAATAACGTGACCATGATTCGTCTTGGACTGGGTGGTATAGCGGTTGGCGTATTGTCGTTACTGTTGCCAATAGGTGACTTTGTATTTCCAATTGGATTATTGCTAATAGGACTTGGTTGTGCGCCGATCTATCCGAGTATGCTACATCAGACACCGCATAACTTCGGCAAGGAGCTGTCCCAATCCGTCATGGGTGTCCAGATGGCATCGGCCTATGTGGGTGCAACACTAATGCCGCCGTTATTCGGCTTAATTGCGGAGCACGTTAACATCGCTTGGTTTCCGTACTTCCTGATGGCGATTCTGCTGCTGATGATCTTCATGTCAGAGAAAACCAATCGTGCAGTGGCTGAGCGTCTACATGCGAAATTGACTTAA
- a CDS encoding Crp/Fnr family transcriptional regulator, with the protein MKDILYKYMSRWTNLNKEDQQAIVNEIRIENFKRGTVLLKQGDVPTKCYFILKGCVRQYSIDVEGNEVTSNFYTEEQAIAIFNHHKADKSSDYTFMCIEDSVMVVGELDTEKDMYNKHPQLESMTRRMIEENFSQVQEEFAAFIASSPEERFKMLQMKRQSLIDRVPQHQLASYLGMTPESLSRIKKRIHQDPH; encoded by the coding sequence ATGAAAGATATTTTATACAAGTACATGTCGAGATGGACTAACCTTAACAAAGAAGATCAGCAAGCTATTGTGAACGAGATCCGTATTGAAAATTTTAAAAGGGGAACCGTTCTTCTTAAACAAGGTGATGTTCCTACAAAATGTTATTTCATCCTGAAAGGTTGCGTAAGGCAGTATTCTATCGATGTAGAGGGAAATGAAGTCACATCCAATTTCTACACCGAAGAGCAAGCCATCGCCATTTTCAATCATCACAAAGCAGACAAGTCGTCCGATTACACCTTTATGTGCATTGAAGATTCGGTAATGGTCGTTGGCGAACTTGATACGGAAAAGGACATGTACAACAAACACCCTCAATTGGAATCGATGACTCGCAGGATGATTGAGGAGAACTTTAGCCAGGTCCAAGAGGAATTCGCTGCTTTTATCGCTTCTTCGCCTGAAGAACGCTTCAAGATGCTGCAAATGAAACGCCAATCTCTCATCGACCGGGTACCTCAACATCAATTGGCCAGTTATCTTGGCATGACTCCGGAGTCACTAAGCAGAATTAAGAAGAGAATCCACCAAGACCCCCACTGA
- a CDS encoding NAD(P)-dependent alcohol dehydrogenase produces the protein MRAMVQIAYGSPEVIVPQEIAKPSPESKEILIRIHATKVGPSDCAFLKGDPSMIKLMYGWSKPKYAIGGCELAGEIEAVGKEVTRFKAGDRILGMSVKNFGAYAEYKCLSEESPLAVIPDNITFEEAVGICDGVATALTFLRDKAKLRKGQKVLINGASGAVGIYAVQLAKYYGAEVTAVCSAGNEGLVRKAGADFIIDYTQMDFTKADKAYDVVFDAVGKRSFSACMRVLTTKGIYLTTAPKLSIIIQMMWTSLFKGKRAIFAAAGLMQNKANLAFLMELARNGILNAVIDCQYPLELLPDAHKYVETERKKGNVIITF, from the coding sequence ATGAGAGCCATGGTACAAATCGCGTATGGTTCACCGGAAGTGATTGTCCCGCAAGAAATCGCAAAACCTTCTCCTGAAAGCAAGGAAATTCTCATACGTATCCATGCTACCAAAGTAGGGCCTTCGGACTGCGCTTTTCTCAAGGGCGATCCATCTATGATTAAATTGATGTACGGATGGTCCAAACCGAAATATGCAATTGGAGGATGCGAATTAGCCGGTGAGATCGAAGCGGTCGGTAAAGAAGTAACCCGTTTTAAAGCAGGGGATCGCATATTGGGAATGAGCGTCAAAAACTTCGGTGCTTATGCCGAGTATAAGTGTCTTTCTGAAGAGAGCCCCCTTGCAGTTATACCAGACAACATCACCTTTGAAGAAGCCGTCGGCATCTGTGACGGGGTTGCCACCGCATTGACGTTTCTAAGAGATAAGGCAAAGTTGCGGAAGGGACAGAAAGTGCTGATTAATGGTGCCTCGGGCGCTGTCGGCATCTATGCTGTACAACTAGCCAAATACTATGGTGCGGAAGTCACCGCTGTTTGCTCTGCAGGCAATGAAGGTCTAGTAAGAAAAGCTGGGGCAGATTTCATAATTGATTATACCCAGATGGATTTCACGAAGGCGGACAAAGCATATGATGTCGTGTTTGATGCTGTAGGCAAACGCTCCTTCTCAGCATGTATGCGTGTACTTACGACCAAGGGAATTTATCTGACTACCGCACCCAAGCTGTCTATCATTATACAGATGATGTGGACATCCCTGTTTAAAGGCAAACGGGCTATTTTTGCAGCAGCCGGCCTTATGCAAAACAAAGCGAATTTGGCGTTTCTCATGGAACTCGCAAGAAATGGGATACTGAACGCCGTGATCGATTGTCAATATCCTTTGGAGCTCCTGCCTGATGCCCACAAATATGTAGAGACCGAACGTAAAAAAGGTAACGTGATTATTACGTTCTAA
- a CDS encoding SDR family NAD(P)-dependent oxidoreductase: protein MNETRMDIKNKVFLVSGGSSGVGKAIAKGLAKLDAKVVIISRSAESAKAALKDISEATGNSKGDWVVADLSLQSSIREVSDVIKRKYDQLHVLVNACGAIYFNKELTAEGIDRMFAVNVQSHYLLTNRLLDILQESGPARVITVSGNPRFMKNPVINFEDIQMEDQYSVMRAANQSLFAKTLFAFELAKRMEGTGVTSNAFYPGFVKSNLSRNAPWYLRLAAPLMNATAKAECGIGVYLASAKEVERANGVFFDNKKQIVPIQTRFDEGAGNKLWTLCEGLTSY, encoded by the coding sequence ATGAACGAAACACGTATGGATATTAAAAACAAAGTATTTTTAGTTTCTGGAGGATCATCCGGAGTAGGTAAAGCAATCGCAAAGGGACTAGCCAAACTTGATGCCAAGGTCGTGATCATCAGCAGAAGTGCGGAGAGTGCAAAAGCTGCATTAAAGGATATTTCGGAAGCTACAGGCAACAGCAAGGGAGATTGGGTGGTGGCGGACCTTTCCCTACAGTCATCGATCCGGGAAGTCAGCGACGTGATCAAGCGGAAATACGATCAATTGCATGTGCTTGTTAATGCTTGTGGTGCAATTTATTTTAATAAGGAATTGACGGCAGAGGGGATTGATCGTATGTTTGCAGTCAATGTGCAAAGTCATTATCTGCTGACTAACCGGCTGCTCGACATCCTCCAAGAAAGCGGACCTGCACGCGTTATCACAGTGTCGGGCAACCCTAGATTTATGAAGAATCCCGTCATTAACTTCGAGGATATTCAAATGGAGGACCAGTATAGCGTGATGCGTGCAGCCAACCAGTCGTTGTTCGCCAAGACGCTGTTTGCTTTCGAATTGGCAAAGCGTATGGAAGGAACGGGAGTAACCTCCAACGCTTTTTATCCGGGGTTTGTGAAATCCAATCTTTCGAGGAATGCGCCTTGGTATCTAAGGCTCGCTGCACCTCTCATGAACGCAACTGCCAAAGCAGAATGCGGGATCGGGGTTTATCTGGCGTCAGCGAAAGAAGTAGAGCGCGCAAATGGCGTGTTCTTCGATAATAAGAAGCAGATCGTACCGATTCAGACCAGGTTTGATGAAGGAGCAGGCAACAAACTGTGGACCTTGTGCGAAGGGCTGACAAGTTACTAA
- a CDS encoding TetR/AcrR family transcriptional regulator — translation MKSKEKLQAAAAKLFMEKGYENTTVQEIASLVGVTERTFFRQFRDKSDVLFDTSNELGQGVAAFITNNIDAEKKPLKLAVEGFVSISEFFDDSRERVLARNQIIQSNPDLQERELLKGQVLIVSVTNSLSAKYDSDLSELAARFAVEIFHMAFINWIKSAEKNFAEQLLTIYELYENSFCCVD, via the coding sequence ATGAAAAGCAAAGAAAAATTACAAGCAGCGGCGGCCAAATTATTTATGGAAAAAGGCTATGAAAACACGACTGTGCAGGAGATTGCGAGTCTTGTGGGTGTGACGGAGCGAACCTTTTTCCGGCAGTTCAGGGACAAGTCGGACGTGCTTTTTGACACGAGCAATGAGCTGGGGCAGGGGGTTGCGGCTTTTATAACGAACAATATTGACGCCGAGAAAAAACCGCTGAAGCTTGCGGTTGAAGGTTTTGTATCGATTTCCGAGTTTTTCGACGACTCGCGGGAGAGGGTGCTAGCGCGGAATCAAATTATTCAAAGCAACCCTGATCTACAGGAACGGGAGTTATTGAAGGGGCAGGTGCTCATTGTGTCTGTCACAAACTCGTTATCTGCCAAATATGATAGCGATCTGTCCGAGCTTGCAGCGCGATTTGCGGTTGAAATTTTCCACATGGCATTTATTAACTGGATTAAAAGCGCTGAGAAAAACTTTGCGGAGCAGCTGCTCACCATCTATGAGTTGTATGAGAACTCGTTTTGTTGCGTGGATTGA